The following proteins are co-located in the Acidobacteriota bacterium genome:
- a CDS encoding glycosyltransferase family 2 protein gives MSPQAVVNENEWRVLALRRSGHHAVIHWIIRQCQGPGLFLNDCRLTSDRRLLGNRFSRYFNMDPRQAERDLAGLELAPKQLYIYNLEDLSGEDFQKLTEAARPRGGSRRLMDIAVVRDPFNWAASRQQAEPQLDLAGEGLIERWKNHLRLARRRQDEDDFLVIYFSRWVCERDYRRQICRRLDIPFTDSGFQEVELPGISSFDASQVALDNQIVLQRWKKRVWDERYRQWMADEELLELASEAGARDTLRLFRAAARPAISVVLPTYNRADLIGETIESVRCQSRGDWELLVVDDGSEDETGQVVRSFPDPRIRYFPQQATRSISAPRNRGLRRARGRLIAMLDSDDLWEADKLEVQSEALGRHASAGWSWTGYMTFDSRGPLRHNHYPILESTHQPDLFVGDVLQLLLETRFVIYTSTLLISADLLRRTGPLNEELTWGDHDFIVRLGEHSPALVIKRQLARIRKHEGNTAGDSPVGFQEAIYSLRRARRRGKVAGVRYRTAMARLRLNFGASLMGRGHRWRGCRQILAAFGLQPRWSTLSMLWRGRRR, from the coding sequence GTGAGTCCGCAGGCCGTCGTCAACGAGAACGAATGGCGCGTGCTGGCCCTGCGCCGATCTGGACACCACGCCGTCATTCACTGGATCATCCGCCAGTGCCAGGGACCTGGACTCTTCCTCAACGACTGCCGCCTGACCAGCGACCGGCGGTTGCTGGGCAACCGCTTCTCGCGCTACTTCAACATGGACCCGCGGCAAGCCGAACGCGATCTGGCGGGTCTCGAGCTGGCCCCCAAGCAGCTCTACATCTACAACCTGGAAGACCTTTCCGGTGAGGACTTCCAAAAGCTCACCGAGGCGGCTCGTCCCCGAGGAGGCAGCCGACGCCTGATGGACATCGCGGTGGTGCGCGATCCCTTTAATTGGGCGGCCAGCCGCCAGCAGGCCGAACCTCAGCTCGATCTGGCCGGCGAAGGGCTGATCGAGCGCTGGAAAAACCATCTTCGGCTGGCCCGCCGGAGGCAGGACGAAGATGACTTTCTCGTCATCTACTTCAGCCGCTGGGTGTGCGAGCGCGACTACCGCCGGCAGATCTGCAGGCGGCTGGACATTCCCTTTACCGACAGCGGCTTCCAGGAGGTAGAACTGCCCGGCATCAGCAGCTTCGACGCTTCTCAAGTGGCCCTGGACAACCAGATCGTGCTGCAACGCTGGAAGAAGAGGGTTTGGGACGAGCGTTACCGCCAATGGATGGCCGACGAAGAGCTGCTGGAACTGGCCTCCGAAGCAGGAGCCCGGGACACCCTGCGCCTCTTTCGCGCCGCCGCCCGTCCCGCCATCAGCGTGGTGCTACCCACCTACAACCGGGCCGACTTGATCGGCGAAACCATCGAATCGGTGCGCTGCCAGTCGCGCGGCGATTGGGAACTGCTGGTGGTCGACGACGGGTCAGAGGACGAGACGGGCCAGGTGGTCCGAAGTTTTCCCGATCCGCGCATCCGCTATTTTCCCCAGCAAGCCACCCGCTCCATTTCGGCACCCCGCAACCGCGGATTGAGGCGAGCGCGGGGACGCTTGATCGCCATGCTCGACTCCGACGACCTGTGGGAAGCCGACAAGTTGGAGGTGCAAAGCGAGGCCCTGGGCCGACATGCCTCGGCGGGCTGGTCGTGGACCGGCTATATGACCTTCGACAGCCGGGGACCACTGCGGCACAACCATTACCCCATCCTGGAAAGCACCCACCAGCCCGACCTGTTTGTAGGCGACGTCTTGCAACTGCTGCTGGAGACGCGCTTTGTCATCTACACTTCGACGCTGCTTATTTCGGCAGATCTGCTCCGGCGCACGGGACCTCTCAACGAAGAGCTCACCTGGGGCGATCACGATTTCATCGTACGCCTGGGAGAGCACTCGCCGGCGCTGGTGATCAAGCGGCAGTTGGCCCGCATCCGCAAACATGAGGGCAACACCGCCGGCGACTCTCCGGTAGGCTTCCAGGAGGCTATCTACAGCCTGCGGCGGGCCCGTCGGCGGGGCAAGGTGGCGGGAGTCCGCTATCGCACGGCCATGGCGCGGCTGCGCCTCAACTTCGGCGCCTCTTTGATGGGCCGAGGCCATCGCTGGAGGGGCTGCAGGCAAATCTTGGCAGCATTTGGCCTGCAACCCCGCTGGTCGACGCTGAGCATGCTTTGGCGCGGCCGGCGCAGATGA
- a CDS encoding glycosyltransferase family 4 protein, whose protein sequence is MQQAKNIKDPEAGKRVRPPLRVGIVVSSLGLLPGGTETRAVQLALQLSRRGHQVWLAGGRWPRRRLPRPLAESGLEVIRIPVPPADWRVWRVLGGLTEFRAFSWQRRIFQGLAQLSPRLRRRTREADVTFTLHVRDTLWMSRRRRRLGKAHVSYFTGGSRRLADQDASQVRVANPRVLDPGHPSGQSGFDGVFQPGIPQRLLDDESYQVRPRARRLLFVGRLEHNNGPLDVLEIFSLLSRDLPDLQLSYVGRGVQSEATRRAAKRKGLLDRISFTGTLEQEEVWEHMKGADVLVMPLRHGHFPITLLEAAALGLPLATSDIPGVRNGCAPESLKLPLDQPAIWARELARLLGDEKRRRHMSQSGRLFAAPFTWERAAAEMEEMFYLALDRAASP, encoded by the coding sequence ATGCAGCAGGCCAAGAATATCAAGGACCCGGAGGCAGGGAAAAGGGTGCGTCCGCCACTGCGCGTGGGCATCGTCGTCAGCTCTTTGGGATTGCTGCCGGGCGGGACGGAAACGCGCGCCGTCCAACTGGCTTTGCAGCTCAGCCGGAGAGGCCACCAGGTGTGGCTGGCGGGCGGACGCTGGCCGAGGCGGCGCTTGCCGCGTCCGCTGGCGGAGTCGGGACTGGAGGTGATCCGCATTCCGGTTCCTCCGGCCGATTGGCGGGTCTGGAGGGTGCTGGGCGGCTTGACCGAGTTCCGGGCCTTCAGTTGGCAACGGCGTATCTTTCAAGGGCTGGCACAGCTTTCCCCGCGCTTGCGGCGGCGGACTCGGGAAGCCGACGTCACCTTCACCCTGCACGTCCGCGATACGCTGTGGATGTCGCGTCGCCGCCGGCGTTTGGGCAAGGCGCATGTCTCCTATTTCACCGGAGGCTCCAGGCGTCTGGCGGATCAGGATGCTTCCCAGGTGCGGGTCGCCAATCCGCGCGTGCTCGATCCCGGGCATCCCTCCGGCCAGAGCGGCTTCGACGGCGTCTTCCAACCCGGCATTCCCCAGCGACTGCTGGACGATGAGTCCTACCAGGTGCGCCCGCGAGCGCGCCGGCTTCTCTTTGTGGGCCGGCTCGAGCACAACAACGGCCCTCTCGATGTTCTGGAGATCTTTTCGTTGTTATCGCGCGACCTCCCCGACTTGCAACTGAGCTATGTGGGACGGGGGGTTCAATCCGAAGCCACCCGGCGGGCGGCCAAGCGCAAAGGCCTTCTCGACAGGATCTCCTTTACCGGGACCCTGGAGCAGGAAGAGGTGTGGGAGCACATGAAGGGAGCCGATGTGCTGGTCATGCCCCTGCGTCACGGGCACTTCCCCATCACGCTGTTGGAAGCGGCGGCACTGGGACTGCCCTTGGCCACCTCCGATATTCCGGGAGTCCGAAACGGCTGCGCGCCCGAGAGCCTCAAGCTGCCTCTGGACCAGCCGGCCATTTGGGCCCGGGAGTTGGCGCGCCTGCTCGGGGACGAGAAGCGGCGGCGTCACATGTCGCAGAGCGGACGGCTCTTCGCGGCGCCTTTCACCTGGGAAAGAGCCGCCGCGGAGATGGAAGAGATGTTCTACCTGGCCCTGGACCGGGCCGCCTCCCCATAG
- a CDS encoding BTAD domain-containing putative transcriptional regulator, with translation MPGLAVYLLGPPRLQLEGEPCELSRRKSLALIAYLAVQGEGVRRDALSSFLWPEYDSRRSRANLRQNLASLLRRGLGPYLRSTRSLVELKRGSQVWIDVGEFRQCLKRKTANSYDFDSLGQMVSLFRGDFMEGFSLPDSPEFDDWQSYQSESLRSLYQSAVEKLVEGRIAQGRLQEAMSAAQSWLRLDPLCESAHRDIMKLHAWMGRRADALRQYRHCVQRLDRELDVKPEVETSALYQSIVDGEINPRNAPRQVEEQHLPE, from the coding sequence ATGCCTGGTCTCGCCGTCTATCTTCTGGGGCCGCCGCGCCTGCAGCTGGAAGGAGAGCCATGCGAGCTGAGCCGGCGTAAGAGCCTGGCCTTGATCGCCTATCTGGCTGTCCAGGGCGAAGGCGTGCGCCGCGATGCCCTTTCCTCTTTTCTCTGGCCCGAATATGATTCTCGACGCTCCCGGGCCAATCTGCGCCAGAACCTGGCTTCCCTGCTTCGACGCGGCTTGGGGCCTTATTTACGCAGCACCCGCAGCCTTGTGGAATTGAAGAGAGGATCGCAGGTCTGGATCGACGTCGGTGAGTTCAGACAATGTCTCAAGAGAAAAACTGCAAATAGCTATGACTTCGACTCTCTAGGCCAGATGGTCTCTCTTTTCCGGGGCGACTTCATGGAGGGCTTCTCCCTGCCCGACAGCCCTGAATTCGACGACTGGCAGTCCTATCAATCGGAGTCCCTGCGCTCCCTCTACCAAAGCGCCGTGGAGAAGCTGGTTGAGGGACGCATCGCCCAGGGACGCTTGCAGGAGGCCATGAGCGCGGCGCAAAGCTGGCTGCGCCTTGATCCGCTCTGCGAATCCGCTCACCGGGACATCATGAAACTGCATGCCTGGATGGGACGCCGCGCCGATGCCCTGCGCCAATATCGCCACTGCGTGCAGCGGCTGGACCGGGAACTCGACGTGAAACCCGAAGTGGAGACTTCGGCTCTCTACCAATCCATAGTGGATGGCGAAATCAACCCGCGAAACGCCCCCCGGCAGGTCGAAGAGCAGCACCTGCCTGAATAG
- the gdhA gene encoding NADP-specific glutamate dehydrogenase: MDLDSFLKRVRERNPGETEFHQAVEEVAATLADFIEKRPKYEKGRVLERLTEPDRIIIFRVCWEDDEGNVRINRGYRVQFNNAIGPYKGGLRFHPSVNLSILKFLGFEQVFKNALTTLPMGGAKGGSDFNPRGRSDREVMRFCHAFMSELYRHIGKDADVPAGDIGVGAREVSYLFGQYKRLTNEWTGTITGKGLDFGGSPVRTEATGYGCVYFVQNMLKRNDDSLAGKTCLISGSGNVAQYTAEKLIDLGARAVTLSDSDGFIHDAEGLTREKLDWVKELKNERRGRIREYAEEFGVDYFPGEKPWVKIPCDVAFPSATQNEILKQDALALVENGCIAVGEGANMPSNADAVEVFLEGRLLYGPSKAANAGGVAISGLEMTQNSIRQTWTREQVDRRLQEIMHDIHEKCVKYGLGEDGYVNYPKGANVAAFRKVGDTLLAYGIL; the protein is encoded by the coding sequence ATGGATCTGGACAGCTTTCTCAAGCGAGTGCGAGAGCGTAATCCCGGAGAGACCGAGTTTCATCAAGCCGTAGAGGAGGTGGCCGCCACCCTGGCCGACTTCATTGAAAAGCGTCCCAAGTACGAAAAGGGCCGCGTTTTGGAGAGGCTCACCGAGCCCGACCGCATCATCATCTTTCGCGTCTGCTGGGAGGACGATGAGGGGAACGTGAGAATCAACCGTGGGTACCGGGTCCAGTTCAACAACGCCATCGGACCCTACAAGGGCGGACTGCGCTTTCATCCCTCGGTCAATCTGAGCATCCTCAAGTTCCTGGGCTTCGAACAGGTCTTCAAGAACGCTCTCACCACTCTGCCCATGGGAGGGGCCAAGGGCGGATCCGACTTCAACCCCAGGGGCCGCTCCGACCGCGAGGTGATGCGCTTTTGCCACGCCTTCATGTCGGAACTCTATCGCCACATCGGCAAGGATGCCGACGTTCCGGCCGGCGACATCGGCGTGGGAGCCCGCGAGGTCAGCTACCTTTTCGGACAGTACAAGCGCCTGACCAATGAGTGGACGGGCACCATCACCGGAAAAGGCCTGGATTTCGGGGGCAGTCCGGTGCGCACCGAGGCCACCGGCTATGGCTGCGTCTATTTCGTCCAGAACATGCTCAAGCGCAATGACGATTCGCTGGCCGGCAAGACCTGTCTGATATCGGGCTCGGGCAATGTTGCCCAGTATACGGCCGAGAAGCTCATCGATCTGGGGGCTCGGGCTGTGACCCTGTCCGACTCGGACGGATTCATCCACGACGCGGAGGGACTCACCCGTGAAAAGCTCGATTGGGTCAAGGAGCTCAAGAACGAGCGGCGCGGACGCATACGGGAGTACGCCGAGGAGTTCGGAGTGGACTACTTTCCCGGCGAGAAGCCCTGGGTCAAGATCCCTTGCGACGTGGCTTTTCCCTCGGCGACTCAGAACGAGATCTTGAAGCAGGATGCCCTCGCCTTGGTGGAGAACGGCTGTATTGCGGTAGGCGAGGGGGCCAATATGCCTTCCAACGCCGATGCCGTCGAGGTTTTCCTGGAAGGGCGCCTGCTCTATGGACCCTCCAAGGCGGCCAACGCCGGCGGGGTGGCCATCTCCGGTTTGGAGATGACCCAGAACTCGATTCGCCAGACCTGGACACGCGAGCAGGTCGACCGCCGCCTGCAGGAGATCATGCACGACATTCACGAGAAGTGCGTGAAGTACGGCCTGGGCGAGGACGGCTACGTCAACTATCCCAAGGGGGCCAACGTGGCCGCTTTCCGCAAGGTAGGCGATACCTTGCTGGCCTACGGGATTCTCTAA
- a CDS encoding MarR family transcriptional regulator: MPKLTKTAEQFILHWGEMGTRWGINRTVAQIHALLYLSPQPLNAEDISKTLSVARSNVSTSLRELQSWGLVKIVHILGDRRDHFESMKDVWEMFQLILSERKRREIDPTLAMLRQCMEQAEQDEDGSDRFTQERLQHMLDFFETMTSLYKEFSSLSPSTLRGLAKLKGRMEKLLVTVRPSS; this comes from the coding sequence ATGCCCAAGCTGACCAAGACCGCCGAACAGTTCATCCTCCACTGGGGAGAGATGGGGACGCGCTGGGGGATCAATCGAACCGTTGCCCAGATCCATGCGCTGCTCTACTTGTCTCCTCAGCCCCTCAATGCCGAGGACATCTCCAAGACGCTTTCGGTGGCCCGCTCCAACGTCTCCACCAGCCTGCGCGAACTGCAGAGTTGGGGACTGGTGAAGATCGTCCACATCTTGGGCGACCGACGCGACCATTTCGAGTCCATGAAAGACGTCTGGGAGATGTTTCAGCTCATCCTCTCCGAGCGCAAGCGGCGCGAGATCGATCCCACTCTCGCCATGCTCAGGCAATGCATGGAGCAAGCCGAGCAGGACGAGGACGGCAGCGACCGCTTTACCCAGGAACGCCTCCAGCACATGCTCGACTTCTTCGAGACCATGACCTCCCTTTACAAAGAGTTCTCCAGCCTCTCGCCCAGCACCTTGCGCGGCTTGGCTAAGCTCAAAGGGCGGATGGAAAAGCTGCTGGTCACCGTTCGCCCCTCCTCGTGA
- a CDS encoding PQQ-binding-like beta-propeller repeat protein, with protein sequence MLARAVLAAILLCLPSQAADWPQFRGSDQDGRVDDPALRDVEGLAFETRWTRQVGSGYSGLVIAEGRVYTMGSQPQGDYVLAFDAESGEEVWRARISPVYRGHDGSDDGPISTPAFSQGRLYALSAHGHLAAFDAADGSVLWRRHLVEDFQGVAPYYGYSTSPLVEGDLLVIQTGAPQGILAALDKNSGELRWTALPGQAEYQTPLLTELAGRRQLIASSAKEVAGLDPSSGEILWKHTFEEASIDPHIVPAKEAGFLVTRSSQAVFFKLRRQGEAWQAEEQWRTRSFKNTHSVPVYFQGHFYGYNGRFLTCVNVDTGQDAWKSRPPGGHNLTLVGNTFLVLASGELAAFKADPAQYREIGSRQIFNRRDTWTAPAFAGGRIYLRDLDEIAAVDPRPHVETVVRVDRPEPDLMRGPFGQFIRRLEQAPDSRKEALIEEFMEGQEGFPLVEDRVVHFVFRGPAEDVAIRGDMTGGVQDAPFFRVEGTDFYFRSFRAESDAAAWQYHLRHFEEVLTDPLNPKVIETPDGPRSFASLPQWKEPELPAAPGPQRLRRHEIESRHMGRNIALQVLLPPSFQVDETYPLALFLSDHARNFGHFDRWLEKRTAEGAAPVVAAFLEINRPFFQVWFLRQRGDGAIRMLGEEVFPFLKDRYPLAEGDGHMVIGHGEAGPGALLAALLFPQHFGRAAMQSAVLSDDEIRQELIPRLEEDSDQRIFISYSLHDRSWRPLMDFDVAGSSRFLAAELRTRGYEVEVRPSAGGHNWPTWRAQGGHLLEFLHSP encoded by the coding sequence ATGTTGGCACGAGCCGTGCTGGCTGCAATCCTTTTGTGTCTGCCTTCCCAGGCGGCGGACTGGCCCCAGTTCCGCGGATCAGATCAAGACGGACGTGTCGATGACCCGGCTCTGCGGGACGTGGAGGGGCTGGCTTTCGAGACCCGCTGGACCCGCCAGGTGGGCTCAGGCTACTCGGGACTGGTTATCGCCGAAGGACGGGTCTACACCATGGGCTCGCAGCCCCAAGGCGACTACGTCCTGGCTTTCGACGCCGAAAGCGGAGAAGAGGTCTGGCGGGCACGGATTTCCCCGGTCTACCGCGGTCATGACGGATCTGACGACGGTCCCATCTCGACACCGGCCTTCAGCCAGGGACGGCTTTACGCCCTCAGCGCCCATGGACACCTGGCGGCCTTCGACGCCGCAGACGGAAGCGTCCTCTGGCGGCGCCACCTGGTTGAGGATTTTCAGGGAGTCGCTCCTTACTACGGCTATTCCACCTCGCCGCTGGTGGAAGGCGACCTGCTCGTCATCCAGACCGGAGCCCCCCAGGGCATCCTGGCAGCACTGGACAAGAACAGCGGAGAACTGCGCTGGACCGCTCTCCCCGGCCAAGCCGAATACCAAACGCCTTTGCTGACCGAGTTGGCCGGGCGGCGCCAGTTGATCGCCTCCAGCGCCAAGGAAGTGGCTGGACTGGATCCTTCCAGCGGAGAGATCCTCTGGAAGCATACCTTTGAAGAAGCCTCCATCGACCCCCACATCGTTCCTGCCAAAGAAGCAGGCTTCCTGGTCACCCGTTCCAGCCAGGCCGTCTTCTTCAAACTGCGCCGGCAGGGAGAGGCCTGGCAGGCCGAAGAACAGTGGCGTACCCGCTCCTTCAAGAACACTCACAGCGTGCCCGTTTACTTTCAAGGGCATTTTTATGGCTACAACGGCCGCTTTCTTACATGTGTAAACGTGGACACGGGCCAAGATGCCTGGAAGTCCCGCCCCCCTGGAGGGCACAATCTGACTTTGGTCGGCAATACCTTCTTGGTCCTGGCCAGCGGAGAACTAGCCGCTTTTAAGGCCGATCCCGCTCAGTACCGCGAAATCGGCAGCCGGCAGATCTTCAACCGGCGCGACACCTGGACGGCGCCGGCCTTTGCCGGGGGACGGATCTATTTGCGCGACCTGGATGAAATTGCGGCTGTGGACCCGCGTCCACATGTGGAAACCGTGGTCCGGGTGGATCGTCCCGAGCCCGATCTCATGAGGGGTCCTTTCGGCCAATTTATCCGCCGCTTGGAGCAGGCCCCCGACTCGCGCAAAGAGGCCTTGATCGAGGAATTCATGGAGGGGCAGGAAGGCTTTCCCCTGGTGGAAGACCGGGTTGTCCACTTCGTCTTTCGCGGGCCCGCCGAGGACGTGGCCATCCGCGGCGACATGACGGGAGGCGTACAGGACGCGCCCTTCTTCCGGGTCGAGGGCACCGACTTCTACTTCCGCAGCTTCAGGGCCGAGTCCGACGCCGCGGCCTGGCAATACCATCTCCGGCATTTCGAAGAGGTCCTCACCGATCCGCTCAACCCCAAGGTCATCGAGACTCCTGACGGGCCCCGCTCTTTCGCTTCCCTTCCTCAGTGGAAGGAGCCCGAGCTTCCCGCCGCTCCCGGCCCGCAGCGACTGCGCCGACACGAAATAGAGAGCCGTCACATGGGGCGCAACATTGCCCTGCAGGTGTTGCTGCCGCCTTCTTTCCAGGTCGACGAAACCTATCCTTTAGCCCTCTTCCTCAGCGACCACGCGCGCAATTTCGGACACTTCGACCGCTGGCTTGAGAAGCGCACGGCCGAGGGCGCGGCACCGGTGGTGGCGGCCTTTCTGGAGATCAACCGTCCCTTTTTTCAGGTCTGGTTCCTGCGCCAGAGGGGGGACGGCGCCATCCGTATGTTGGGCGAAGAGGTGTTCCCTTTTCTCAAAGACCGCTATCCCCTTGCCGAGGGCGACGGTCACATGGTCATCGGACACGGAGAAGCCGGTCCAGGCGCCTTGCTGGCCGCTCTCCTCTTTCCCCAGCACTTCGGCCGGGCCGCCATGCAGTCGGCGGTGCTGAGCGATGACGAGATCCGCCAGGAGTTGATTCCGCGCCTTGAGGAGGACTCGGATCAGCGCATCTTCATCAGTTATTCCCTGCACGACCGGAGTTGGAGGCCTCTTATGGATTTCGACGTGGCCGGGAGCAGCCGGTTCCTGGCTGCCGAGTTGAGGACGCGGGGATACGAGGTGGAGGTCAGGCCCTCGGCGGGGGGCCATAACTGGCCCACCTGGCGTGCCCAGGGCGGACATCTGCTCGAGTTTCTGCACAGTCCTTAG